In the genome of Noviherbaspirillum saxi, the window TTTAGTTTGTCTTATCGCACCGGCAAGTTCTAGGCGGGCTGCATCGATTTCGGACTCAGTATCGGCCGCGATTTCCGCAATTAGCGGATCGAAATCCGAACCAAGGCTTTTCAACTGTTCCGCCAAAGCGGCGAACTGCGCATTTTCACCAAGCGCATGGCATGCATCCAGCAATTGCGTCAACATCGCCGCGTTATCGGGGGCAAGCTGAGCAGCCGCTTCCAGCGCCGCCCCGTCGACTCCTGTCGCCAATGCCGGATGGGCCACCAACAGTCTGATCATCTGCCGCTCCAAGCCGATCGGCGGCGTGCGCTTGGTGCGCGGCGGGGCAATTCTGGTGCGTGCCACCGGTTGCGCCAACTCGAACAATGCCTCGATTTCGGCGGGTGTGGTCTGTGTGACCTGCGCCAGACCGCGAACAATCTGCAGCCGTAACGCGGAGGGCGGCATGGCCTGCAATAAAGGTTTGGCGTCAAACTGTGCACGCGCCCGGCCTTCCGACGTCGTCAAATCAGTATCTTGGGTTACTTCGTTTAGCAAGAATTGTGACAGCGGCATGGCATCGCGCACCTGCTGGTCAAACGCTTCGGCACCGAACTCGCGCACGTAGCTGTCAGGATCATGTTCGGTCGGCAAAAACAGGAATTTCAGCGTCTTATTGTCACCGGCATGGGGTAGGCAAGCTTCCAGTGCACGCCGCGCGGCGCGGCGGCCGGCATTATCACCGTCAAAACTGAAAATTACATGATCTGTTTGCCGCAGCAACTTTTGCACGTGCACCGGTGTACACGCGGTGCCAAGCGTAGCAACTGCCTGTGGAAATCCCAGTTGCGCCAGGGCGACGACATCCATATAGCCTTCGGTGACCAGCACATAGCCGGCTTCACGGATTGCCTGCCGCGCCTCGAACAGGCCGTATAACTCATTACCCTTTTGAAATAAGGGTGTTTCAGGGGAATTCAAGTATTTCGGCTCGCCGCCGTCGAGAACGCGTCCGCCAAAGCCGATTACTTGGCCTTTTATATTGCGAATAGGGAACATTACGCGGTCGCGAAACCGGTCATAGCGTTTGCGTCCGGCGCCCTCGTCCTCGGTCTTGTCGATCACCAGGCCGGCTTCCACCAGCGCAGTCGCCTCGTAATCTGGAAATGGCTTGCGCAGACCATCCCAACCGTCTGGCGCGTAACCGAGTCCAAACTTGGCGGCAATTTCTCCGGTCAGGCCGCGATTTTTCAAATAGGAAATGGCGTTCTGCGCGCTGCGCAACTCATGCCGGTAATAGTCACAGGCCTTGGTCATTACTTCCGACAAGGCGAGACTCTTTGCCTGCACTTCGGCCCGCTGGGCCGGGGGCAGCCGGTCCTGGTCGGGCACGACCATTCCGACACCTTGGGCGAGGTCCTTTACTGCTTCGACAAAGCCGAGACCGGAATACTCGATAAGAAACCCGATTGCGGTGCCATGCGCGCCGCAGCCAAAGCAGTGATAGAACTGCTTGGTCGGACTGACAGTGAAACTGGGTGACTTTTCATTGTGGAATGGGCACAGGCCCATGAAATTGGCGCCGCCCTTCTTCAGTTGCACATAGCGGCCGACCACGTCGACGATGTCGATCCGGTTGAGCAAATCCTGAATGAAAGATTGTGGAATCACGGCGTTGCGATCGATGCCTAAGTCGGTTTATCCAGGAGTTGCTACCGGGCCAAGTCAATGGCCATGCGATGAAAATGGGGATGGAGAAACGCTTTTAAAAGCCTGCCATCCCTGGCGGTCCATCACTATGCCTGCGACAAAGCATTCTTTACCAATGCCGAAACCGCCGTCATGTCGGCGCGACCAGCCAGCTTGGGCTTGAGCACTGCCATGACCTTGCCCATGTCTTGAGGGCCGGCGGCTCCGGTCGCGGCGACTGCTGCGGCGACCTCGCCGGAAATCTCGTCGTCTGACAATGCTGCCGGCATATAACCGGACAAGACGGCCAGTTCGGCCTTCTCGATATCGGCCAGATCCTGGCGCCCGCCGGCTTCGAACTGGGTGATGGAATCCTTGCGCTGCTTGATCATCTTTTCAATGATTGCCAGGACATGGGTATCCGTCAGCTCGATACGCTCGTCGACTTCCTTCTGCTTCATTGCCGCCGTGAGCAAACGGATCGTGCCCAGCTTGCCGCTGTCCTTGGCGCGCATCGCTGTCTTCATGTCTTCGGTGATCTGCTCTTTGAGACCCATTGTTTTTCTCCAGTTCGAAGGTGGTTTGGCGAGCGGCAGAGGCAGAAATGTGGTGACTGCCTTTGTTTCGACTGCAATGTACAGATAAAACAGCGGAATGGTATTGCTTGGCAGCCCAACACCAACATTCAGTTTATCAGCCGCCTTAAGTACCAAAACCCGCTGCGGCTACTCCGGAGCGGGTTTGCATGGTACCGCACGTAAAGTGCGGCGCAAGAATCAGTACAGCTTTTTCGGCAATTGCTGGCTGCGGATGCGCTTGTAGTGGCGCTTCACAGCAGCGGCGAGCTTACGCTTGCGCTCTGCGGTCGGCTTCTCGTAGAACTCACGCGCACGCAACTCGGTCAGCAGACCGGTTTTTTCAATAGTGCGCTTGAAGCGACGCATGGCGACTTCGAACGGCTCGTTTTCTTTAAGGCGAATTGTGGTCATGTAACTCTAACCGTGGGTTTGAGGGAAAGACGGCGAGTATAGCAGCATAAGATCGCGTTGAAAAGAATTTCGACGGATTGTCGCAGATCAGCAGGGTCGTTGCTATACCGACAAGCCGGCGGCCGTGCCGGATGCCCAGGCCCATTGGAAGTTGTAGCCACCCAGCCATCCGGTGACATCGACCGCTTCTCCGATGAAGTGAAGACCGGGCACCTTGTTGGCCATCATGGTTTGCTGCGATAACTCCTTCGTATCGACTCCGCCGCGCGTCACTTCAGCCTTGCGATAGCCTTCGGAGCCGTTCGGCACGATCATCCAGCGATTGATCGACTCACCCAGCCGGCGCAGAGTCTTGTCCGGCATGTCGGCCAGCCTCGCGTCAGGTCGAATACCGTTGGCAACGAGCAAGCCTTCGGCCAAACGGGAAGGCAGCCATTGCGGCAACAGGTTGCCTATGTTTTTCTTGAGGGTGGTCTTGCCTTGTACCAGCGTCTCGGCGATATCGGTTTCCGGCACAAGATTGAGCATGATCGGCTTGCCGGAATCCCAAAAGCTTGAAATCTGCAGCACAGCCGGCCCGGACAACCCACGATGAGTAAATAAGAGATCTTCACGAAAATGCGTGCGTGATTTCTTTTCCCCTGTTTCGATATCGACCTCGAGGGCGATCCCCGATAGAGGGATAAACGGTTCCCATGTTGCTATATCGAAGGTCAGCGGCACCAGTCCCGGACGCGGATCGACCAGCTTGAGTCCGAACTGCTTGGCTATCCGGAATGCAAAATCGGTAGCGCCAATCTTTGGAATCGACAAGCCGCCGGTAGCAATCACTACGCTGGCAGCGTGGATCGTGCCGGCATTGGTATCGAGCCGAAATCGATCGCCGTCCTTGCCGATTGTTTCCACCTTGCATGGCGTTCGCCAAGCCACCCTGCCCGCCTCGCATTCGGCCTTGAGCATGTCGATAATTTGCTCCGCCGACTGGTCACAGAACAGTTGGCCCTTATGTTTTTCGTGAAAAGCAATACGATAGCGTTTGACGAGACTGAGGAAATCCTGCGGCGTATAGCGCGACAAGGCACTACGGCAAAAGTGCGGATTATTGGAAACGAAATGTTGCGGGCCGGCCTGCAGGTTGGTGAAGTTGCAACGTCCGCCGCCGGAGATGCGGATCTTTTCCGCCAGCCGGGTAGCATGGTCGATCAGCACGACCTTTTTCCCGCGTTGACCGGCGACCGCCGCACACATCATTCCGGCTGCACCGGCGCCAATTACGGCAATATCAAACTGGTTTTGCATGGCATCTGAGAAAACTGCGAAGCCATGATTGTAAGCGGTGTGACTGTCGAAGCCCTGGCCTTATCAAGCGCAAAAAAACGGCCACCCGTGCAGAGTGGCCGAAATAACATCTCTTGGAGGAAATCGGGTCAGCGAAAAGCGCGCTCCGCGAGTGCCGGAAGGCTTTCATTGAAACCATGCGATGCGCAGCGCACCACGTCGCCAATGACAATGATGCTGGGACTTGCAAGATTGGCCGCTGCGATTGCGGCTGGCAACTCACCCAGTGTGGTTACCAGCTGCGCCTGCGCAGCCGATGTCGCCGCATGGATGACGGCGACTGGCGTGGCCGCAGCCTTGCCGCCGGCCAGCAGCGCTGCCTGTATCTCGGCGCAGCGTGCGACGCCCATGTACACCACCAGCGTCATGTTGAGCTTGGCCAGCGCTTGCCAGTCGGGATTGGCATCGGCTGTCTTGCCGTGGCCGGTAACGAATATCGCGCCTTGGCTCCAATCGCGATGAGTGAGCGGTACGCCAATCGACGATGGCGCGGCGAGACCGCTGCTGATGCCATTGATGACCTCTACTTCGATGCCGGCGGCCAGCAGATGTTCGCGCTCTTCGCCGCCGCGTCCAAAGATGAACGGGTCGCCACCCTTCAAGCGCACCACGCGATGGCCTGCGCGTGCTTCGGCAATCATCAGCCGCTCGATGAATTCCTGCGGAGTCGACTGGCAACCGCCGCGCTTGCCGACATGGATCACGCGCGCATCGGAACAGGCATGATCGAGAATCTCCGGATTGACCAGATCATCGACCAACAACACGTCGGCATGGCCGATGGCCTTGACTGCCTTGAGCGTCAGCAGTTCCGGATCGCCCGGACCCGCGCCTACCAGATAAACCTTACCTTTCGCTTCCATGAAACACCTGTCTTGCATATAGATGTCTCGCTATATGCAAACAGTGTTCCACCTGTGCGGCAATCGGTGCGGGCACCGGTTGCTCCCCCTTGAGCGCCTGTTCTATCCAGTTCGCCGTCGTGTCTGCATCACTTGAGTGCGGCAGCGGCGGCATTTCATCCACCGGCTCCTGTTTTTGCACCAGAACCGTGCGCTCATGTTCGTGAAACCATTCGATCTGTTGCGCGCGCTTGGGATTGGCGACCGTCTCGCCTTCGGTGCCGCGCATCAGGAAGGCATCGCCGCGTTCGACCGGCGCCGCCGTCGAGAAATACGCCGACAGCATTTCCAGATATTCGGGATGCGTGTACGAAGTCAGGCGCAAAGCCGGTCCCGCAAACGGCTGGATGATCTTCACTAGGGTATGGGTAGAGTTGCGCACGCCAAGAATGCGACGCAAGGCCAGCAAGCCTGCCATGCGCGGCGCCAGTGCTTCGATCGACATGAAGACCGGCCTGCCTGCCGCAAAGCCGGCTTCGGCTTCCTGCAGCGATTGCGCAAATCCGATTCCGAGGCGATCAAGAATTTCGGCGGTGGTCACACGGCCGGGGTCGGTGGTGACGCCATGGATCAGGACCGGCACGCCTTGCCGTGCCAGAAGCATGGCAAGCAGCGGCGTCAGGTTGGGCATGTTGCGCGAGCCGTTATAGCTGGGGATGACGACAGGTGCGGCGTCGGCAGCGGGCATCGGCAAGCGCTCGAATGAAGCTTCGGCGGCGTCCAGGAAACCGGCGATTTCATCGACCGACTCTCCCTTGATGCGCATTGCCAGCATGATGCCGCCCATCTCCAGGTCGGAGACGCGACGCTCCAGCATCGCGGCATACAGTTGACAGGAATCTTCGCGCGACATGCTGCGCGCGCCTTTTTTGCCGCGGCCGATTTCCTTGATGAATCGGGCGGCCGGGAATGAATCGGATGCGGTAGTCATGGCGCAAGGGTACTACGAACTGCGGGAGGGCGAGAAGGAGGAATGTGATAGTTCCTGCCTTCACATTATCAAGAAGGCAGGAACCTGCGGCGAACCTTATGCCGCGATCTTGCCCGCGGGGCTTTTCTGCAAGATGATTTTCTTGAGTTCCGGCACGCACGATCCGCAATTGGTGCCGCACTTGAGCTTGCCCTGCAATGATGCCAGCGCTGCATCCGGCGTGCCTTCATTGATCCAGTCCTGCGTGTCAAGCATGTCATGGATTTCGGTTTCGGCAACGTTGAAGCAATTGCAGACGATGCGTCCACGCGGCTTGAAGCCCTGCGGCGCCTTGGTCGAAGGCATCAGCAGCAGACGTCCCAAAGCAGCGACGGGCTGCTCGGCTTCAAGGTACTCCTTCAGCCAGCGTTCAGCGGAAAGATCGCCAGCCAGCGAAACCGCTTCCAGTTTTCCATCGCGGACCAGGATATGCCGCGCATTGCCACGCTTGGTATCGTCGTAGCGCAAGACCTCAGCCCCGGCAATGCCAAAGCGCGCCTCGATGTCCTTCACCAGTTCGGGTGCAGCCGGATAATCGTCCGCCGCGCGGAACAGCACCCCAACCTTGTCCCGACCGAACAAGGTGCAGGATGCATACGCAAACTGCCGCATAGTGGGACGCAGCGCCGCCTGCAGCGCCAGTGCCGCCGATGCATCGATCCAGCCGAATACCAGGAAGCGCCACGGCAACTCGGCCTTCAGGATTTTCGTCGCCGCATGCTTGAGTTCCGGTTGCTTGGAACTTGGGCAAAACGCCGGTACCGTCAACGCGTTGACGCCATAGGTTCCCGCGCCGTCGCTGCCGCGACCCGAAACATACTCCTCGCCCCAGTGCATGCCGATGAAGGCCTGTCCGGCACGGATTTCATCGCTTGCCAGCGCAGGCAGGATCTGCGAACCGCGCCGGCTGGTCACATGCACCAGATCGCCGTTGGCAATCATGCGCCTGTCCATGTCGGATTGCGCCAGCATGACCGCCGGTTCGGACGCATGCGAAAACAGTTGCGCCACCGTGCCGCTGCGGCTCATGCCATGCCACTGGTCGCGCAGGCGGCCGGTGGTCAACCGGAAGGGAAAGCGCGCATCGACCGGTTCGACCACCGGCTTGTATACGGTATCGACAAAGCGGGCGCGGCCGCTGGCGGTCGGGAAGATGCCATCTTCATACAGGCGTTTCTTGCCCGTGACGGCACCTTCCGGATAAGGCCATTGCTGCGGGCCCTGCTGTTCCAGGATGCGGTAAGACAAGCCGGTGATATCGAGATCGCGTCCTCGCGTGGATTCGCGATGCTCATTCCAGATCTGTTCGACATTCTCATAAGGAAACAGCGTACCGGCCTTGCCCATCCGCTGTTCCAGCCGGCGCGCGAAGTCGATGACGATTTCCCAATCGTGTCGGGTTTCACCCGGTTTGGGCAATACCGGCTTGAAGCGCGTAATGCGGCGTTCGGAATTGGTGACCGTGCCTTCCTTTTCGCTCCAGGTGGTCGCGGGCAACAGCACGTCGGCATAGTCGACGGTCGCGGTGGTTCGGTAGGCTTCCTGCACGATCACCAGTTCGGCATGCTTCAATGCTTCGCGCACCATTTTCTGTTCCGGCAGGGATTGCGCGGGATTGGTACAGGCAATCCAGATGATCTTGATCTCGCCTGAGCGTACCGCTTCGAACATTTCCACCGCGGTCTTGCCGGGTGTTGAAGGCACATCGTCCACACCCCACAGCCGCGCTACTTCGGCGCGATGTTCCGGATTGGCCATGTCGCGATGCGCCGACAGCAGGTTGGCCAGCCCCCCTACTTCGCGCCCGCCCATCGCATTAGGCTGTCCGGTCAACGAAAAAGGCCCGGCGCCCGGCTTGCCGATCTGATGAGTCGCCAGATGCAGGTTGATCAAGGCCGCATTCTTTGCGGTACCAGCTGCGGACTGATTCAGGCCCTGGCAATACAGCGACAGCGTCGCCTTCGATTGGCCGAACCAGCGCGCCGCACGGATCAGGTCTTCTTCAGTGATGCCGCAGGTATCGGCGACAAACTTCGGGGTGTAATCGCGCACCGTGCGCTTGAGCTCGACGAATCCTTCCGTGTGCGCGTCAATATAGGCCGTGTCGATCAGGTCTTCCCACAGGCAGATGTGCAGCATGCCGTTGAACAGCGCCACATCGGTGCCTGGCAGGATAGGCAGAAAGAGATCGGCTTCGCGCGCGGTATCGGTACGGCGCGGATCAGCGACGATCACTTTCAGCGCCGGATTTTTCTTGCGCGCTTCTTCGATGCGACGGTACAGGATGGGATGCGCATACGCGGTATTAGAGCCGACGATGAAGATGACCTGGGCTTCGTCGATATCTTCATAGCATGCCGGCGGCGCGTCGGCGCCCAGCGTCTGCTTGTAGCCGGCCACCGCGCTGGACATGCACAGCCGCGAGTTGGTATCGATATTGTTGGTACGGACCAGGCCCTTGGCCAGCTTGTTGAAGACGTAATAATCCTCGGTCAGCAACTGGCCCGAAATATAAAAGCCGATGCTGTCCGGTCCATGCTCGCGTATCGTCGCCTCGACGCGGCGCGCGAGGAAATCCATCGTCGATTCCCACGAAGCACGCTCGCGCTGCTGATTGCGCGCCAGTCGCAGTTCGGGATGCAATGCCCTGACCTGTTGCTGTAATACCGGATTGGCGGTCAAATGCAAGGTGCTGCCCTTGGTGCACAGCCTTCCGAAATTGGCCGGGTGGTCGGGATCGCCACGCACGCCGGTGACTTTTTCGCCATCGCTTTCGACAATGACGCCACAACCGACGCCGCAATAGCAGCACGTCGCCTTGGTTTCCGTCCGCGCGCCAGCGGCGGTTGCCTGCACTACGTCATCGACGCGGGAAAGAGCGGCAGGTCGAAGTTCGGCGCTGATTGATGCATTCATGCAACCTCGATTTCGGTGGCCAATGTTTGCAGTTCATTCACGTCGAGGAAGATCTGGCCTTCTTCCACCTTGACGCTGAATTTCTGGGTGCATCCCTCGTCCGGCGCGACCGCGCAGCCGGAATCGAGCTGAATATTCCAGTTGTGCAGCGGGCACGCCACGCGCTCGCCGAACACGATGCCTTGCGACAGCGGTCCGCGCTTATGCGGGCAGCGGTCGAGCAGGGCAAAAATCTTGTCTTCGCTATTGCGGAAAATCGCCACATCGGTCTTCGGTGCCCGATTGACGACCCGTGCCCCTAGCACGGGGATGTCTGCGACGTTGCAAACGGCTTTCCATTGTTGCGACATTTCATTCCCTTTTACTTGAGTTGTAGCATGTAGTCCGGTGCGGCCGGCTAGGTGTGGCCGGCTAGGTGCGGCCGGCGTTCCGGTCAGACCGTCAAGGGCTCAAACTGACGGGTATCGATCTGGGCCTTGTCCTTCTCATGCCACGGATCCGGTTCGCCATCGAGCGAGAACAGCAGACGCTCATAGAGGGTCTTGCGGTTTTCAGCGTCTTCCAATACTTTTTTCTTCACGTGCTCAAGTCCGACGCGCGCGATGTAATGCACGGTGCGTTCCAGATACCAGCCTTCTTCACGATACAACTGCAGGAATGCGCCCGAATACTCTAGCACTTCTTCGTGCGTCTTCAGCTTGACGAAGAAATGCGCGACTTCGGTCTTGATACCGCCGTTGCCGCCGACATAGATTTCCCAACCGGAATCGACACCAATCACACCAACATCCTTGATGCCGGATTCGGCGCAATTGCGCGGGCAACCGGAAACGGCGATCTTGACCTTGTGCGGCGCATACATCTTCCACAGCTCGCGCTCCAGTTGCTGTCCCATCAAGGTCGAATCCTGGGTACCGAAGCGGCACCATTCCGAACCGACGCAGGTTTTCACCGTGCGCAGCGCTTTTGCGTACGCATGGCCGCATGGCATGTCGAGGTCTTTCCAGACTGCCTGCAGGTCTTCCTTCTTCACGCCCAGCAAGTCGATGCGCTGGCCGCCGGTCACCTTCACCGTCGGAATGCTGTACTTGTCCACTACATCTGCGATGCGGCGCAAATCATTCGCCGTGGTCTCGCCGCCCCACATGCGCGGGATCACCGAGTAAGTGCCATCTTTCTGGATGTTCGCGTGCGCACGTTCATTGATGAAGCGCGATTGCGGATCGTCCTTCGCCTCATGCGGCCAGGTAGAAATCAGGTAATAGTTGAGTGCAGGCCGGCAAGTCGCGCAACCGTTCGGCGTCCGCCATTCCATGAAGCGCATGGTGTCGCTAATGGCCAGCAGCTTGTTGGCCTTGATCGCATCGCGCACTTCCTGATGCGTATGGTCCGTGCAGCTGCACAACGGCTTGATCTTGTTGGCGGTCGAATAGTCGCCGCCGGCGGTGGACATGATGATCTGTTCCACCAGGCCGGTGCAGGAACCGCACGATGCCGATGCCTTGGTATGCTTGCGCACGTCTTCCAGCGTGAACAGACCTTTTTCCTTGATCGCCTTGACGATGGTGCCCTTGCAGACGCCGTTGCAGCCGCAGACTTCCGCGGTATCCGGCATCGCGGCGGCCTTGGTGAAACCTTCGTGACCAACGTCGCCGGGGCGGCCGGTATTGGACTCGCCGAACATCAGCGTGTCGCGAAGCTCGCCGATGTCCTTGCCTTCGCGCAGCAGGCTGAAGTACCAGGAACCGTCGACCGTATCGCCATACAGGCAGGCGCCGACCAGCTTGTCATCCTTGATCACCAGCTTCTTGTACACGCCGCCTATCGGATCGGACAGCACGATTTCTTCGGTACCTTCGCCACCCATGAATTCGCCGGCCGAAAACAAGTCGATGCCGGTGACCTTGAGCTTGGTCGAGGTCACCGAACCCTGATAGCGGCCGATGCCAAAGTTCGCCAGGTGATTGGCGCAAACCTTCGCCATTTCGAACAGCGGAGCAACCAGTCCGTACGCGGTGCCGCGATGGTTGACACACTCGCCGACCGCATAGATGCGGGGATCGTAGGTTTGCATCGTGTCGTTGACGACGATGCCGCGATTGCAATACAAGCCGGCGGATTCGGCCAGTGTGATATTGGGACGAATGCCGACCGCCATCACCACCAGTTGCGCCGGCACTTCCAGACCGTCGGTGAAGCGGATCGCTTTCACATGGCCGTTTTCATCGCCGACGATTTCCTTGGTATTTTTCTCAAGCAGAAAAGACAAGCCACGATCTTCCAGCGATTTCTGCAGCATTTTGCCCGCAACCGGATCGAGTTGGCGCTCCATCAGCCAGTTCGGCAAATGCACCACGGTGACATCCATGCCGCGCAGCTTCAAGCCATTGGCCGCTTCCAGCCCCAGCAAACCGCCGCCGATGACGACCGCATGCTTGTGCTGCTGCGCGGCGTCGATCATCGCGTTGGTATCCTGGATATCGCGATAGGAGATGACTCCTTTCAGATCCTTGCCGGGAACCGGCAACAGGAAAGGGTTGGAACCGGTCGCCAGCAGCAGGCGGTCGTATTCCGCCACGGTGCCGTCTTCCGCAATGACCTGCCGTTTCTTGCGGTCGATCTTTGTGATCTTCTTGCCAAGATGGAGCGTGATGTTGTTTTCCGCATACCAGTCGACATCGTTGAGCATGATGTCCTTGATGGTCTGCTCGCCGGCGAGCACCGGCGACAGCAGGATGCGGTTGTAGTTGGCGTGCGGCTCGGCGCCGAATACGGTGATGTCGTAGATGTCCGGTGCGATCTTCAGCAACTCTTCCAGAGTGCGCACACCAGCCATTCCATTTCCAACCATGACTAACTTCAGCTTCTTCATTAAAGCTCCCTCTCCGCGCGGCTTCGCCATTGAAGCCATTCAATGAACATGGCGAACTCTAAGCAGATCGCGTGCCATAGAGGAAACAGCAAAAACGCACTGTGATGACAACGCGGATGCACCTGTCCGGTGCATCGCGGGCGACGTTACTGCGCTTATAGGTGCGCTGCACCATTCAGATCTCTTTATTCGGGGGCATTTCCGCTCAAAACCAGTGGCATGGCGCTTGCATTGCAAGGCAACAGTCTTACTATCTTTGATGCAAAGGAGCATTGTGAAAACAACGTCGTTCTGGAAGGCGGGCCACACGCCTACCCTGCTCGCTTCATTCTTTTATTTTGATCTCAGCTTCATGGTCTGGGTCCTGCTGGGACCGCTGGCCGTGCAGATTTCGAAAGACCTTGGACTGACTCCCGCACAAAAAGGCTTGATGGTGGCAACGCCATTGCTGGCCGGCGCTTTGCTGCGCATTGTAATGGGCGTGCTGGTCGATCACCTCAAACCGAAGAAGGCTGGCGCCATCGGTCAGGTCATTGTGATTGCCGGATTGACCTGGGCCTGGCTCGGCAATATCGACAGCTATGAAACCATGCTGACCCTGGGCGTATTGCTCGGTGTGGCCGGTGCGGCCTTCGCCGTCGCATTGCCGCTAGCGTCGCGCTGGTATCCACCC includes:
- the nirB gene encoding nitrite reductase large subunit NirB, with protein sequence MKKLKLVMVGNGMAGVRTLEELLKIAPDIYDITVFGAEPHANYNRILLSPVLAGEQTIKDIMLNDVDWYAENNITLHLGKKITKIDRKKRQVIAEDGTVAEYDRLLLATGSNPFLLPVPGKDLKGVISYRDIQDTNAMIDAAQQHKHAVVIGGGLLGLEAANGLKLRGMDVTVVHLPNWLMERQLDPVAGKMLQKSLEDRGLSFLLEKNTKEIVGDENGHVKAIRFTDGLEVPAQLVVMAVGIRPNITLAESAGLYCNRGIVVNDTMQTYDPRIYAVGECVNHRGTAYGLVAPLFEMAKVCANHLANFGIGRYQGSVTSTKLKVTGIDLFSAGEFMGGEGTEEIVLSDPIGGVYKKLVIKDDKLVGACLYGDTVDGSWYFSLLREGKDIGELRDTLMFGESNTGRPGDVGHEGFTKAAAMPDTAEVCGCNGVCKGTIVKAIKEKGLFTLEDVRKHTKASASCGSCTGLVEQIIMSTAGGDYSTANKIKPLCSCTDHTHQEVRDAIKANKLLAISDTMRFMEWRTPNGCATCRPALNYYLISTWPHEAKDDPQSRFINERAHANIQKDGTYSVIPRMWGGETTANDLRRIADVVDKYSIPTVKVTGGQRIDLLGVKKEDLQAVWKDLDMPCGHAYAKALRTVKTCVGSEWCRFGTQDSTLMGQQLERELWKMYAPHKVKIAVSGCPRNCAESGIKDVGVIGVDSGWEIYVGGNGGIKTEVAHFFVKLKTHEEVLEYSGAFLQLYREEGWYLERTVHYIARVGLEHVKKKVLEDAENRKTLYERLLFSLDGEPDPWHEKDKAQIDTRQFEPLTV